In the Gossypium raimondii isolate GPD5lz chromosome 9, ASM2569854v1, whole genome shotgun sequence genome, one interval contains:
- the LOC105798374 gene encoding terpene synthase 10 encodes MALSLLTAVPSSSFIRLHTKGTSNRSNVNNLSVVRASKSVAKANDSDQKIVRRSANYHPPTWEYDYIQSLKSDYLGESFNEQAIRLLGEVRMMLEKVMDPLEKLELIDTLQRLGLSYHFQDETKSILEDIHIRADQSKALWKEGNLYATALEFRLLRQHGYNLTEEVFSCFMDEMGNFKSSLCEDCKGLLNLYEASHLSMEDEGILDTARHFAAKQLQQYLKQKKLDEYVRMLVEHALELPLHWRVSRLEARWFIDVYEKREKRNPILLELAKLDFNIVQAVYQDDLIYASKWWRDIGLGEKLPFARDMLMENFLWTVGIAFDPHFGNLRRTLTKIIALITSIDDVYDVYGTLDELELFTQAVERWDINAMELLPEYMKICFFALYNSINEIAFDNLKEHGFHTIPLLKKAWAELCKAYLVEAKWYYSGYIPTLNEYMDNAWISIAVPLVLSHIFSSPNLTTKECLEYWKEDSNLIYCSAIIFRLADDLGTSMVELKRGDVPKSIQCYMHETGCSEVEAHEHVKKLIDATWKRMNGEYLMSQSPLSLPFKHIALNLVRIAQCMYQYGDNHGIEDQKTNDHVLLLLVLSIP; translated from the exons ATGGCCCTTAGTCTCCTAACTGCAGTTCCTAGCAGCAGTTTCATCAGATTGCATACGAAAGGCACCTCCAACAGATCAAATGTCAACAACTTGAGTGTTGTTCGAGCCTCCAAATCTGTTGCTAAAGCCAATGATTCGGATCAAAAAATTGTTAGACGGTCTGCTAATTACCATCCTCCTACTTGGGAGTACGATTATATTCAGTCGCTCAAGAGTGACTATCtg GGGGAATCATTTAATGAACAAGCAATCAGACTTCTGGGCGAAGTGAGAATGATGCTTGAGAAAGTTATGGACCCTTTAGAGAAGCTTGAGCTGATCGATACCTTGCAGAGGCTCGGTTTATCTTATCATTTTCAGGATGAAACCAAGAGCATTTTGGAGGATATCCATATAAGGGCTGATCAGAGCAAGGCTTTATGGAAGGAAGGCAACTTATATGCTACAGCACTTGAATTTAGACTCCTAAGGCAGCATGGTTATAATTTAACTGAAG AGGTTTTCTCCTGTTTCATGGACGAGATGGGGAATTTCAAGTCGAGTCTTTGTGAGGACTGCAAAGGGCTTCTAAACTTGTATGAAGCTTCACACCTTTCCATGGAGGATGAAGGTATCTTAGACACTGCAAGGCATTTCGCAGCTAAACAGCTTCAACAATATctgaaacaaaagaaattagATGAATATGTTAGAATGCTAGTGGAGCATGCCTTGGAACTTCCTCTACATTGGAGGGTGTCAAGGTTAGAAGCCAGGTGGTTTATAGATGTGTacgagaaaagagagaaaagaaatccTATTCTTTTGGAGCTCGctaaattggattttaatattGTGCAAGCAGTGTACCAGGATGATCTAATATACGCTTCCAA GTGGTGGAGGGATATAGGTCTGGGAGAAAAGCTACCCTTTGCAAGAGACATGTTGATGGAAAACTTTCTATGGACAGTAGGCATTGCATTTGATCCTCATTTTGGGAACCTTAGAAGAACTCTAACAAAGATTATCGCATTAATAACAAGTATTGATGATGTGTATGATGTGTATGGTACATTGGACGAGTTAGAGCTCTTCACTCAAGCTGTTGAGAG atgGGATATAAATGCAATGGAGCTTCTCCCAGAATATATGAAGATATGTTTCTTTGCTCTTTACAACTCCATAAACGAAATAGCATTTGATAATCTCAAGGAACATGGATTTCATACCATTCCTTTATTGAAGAAAGCG TGGGCAGAGTTATGCAAAGCTTACTTAGTGGAGGCAAAGTGGTATTACAGTGGATACATACCAACATTAAACGAGTATATGGATAATGCATGGATTTCTATTGCGGTTCCCTTAGTGCTATCACATATTTTTTCCTCACCAAATCTAACGACAAAGGAGTGCTTGGAGTACTGGAAGGAAGATTCCAATCTAATTTATTGCTCGGCCATAATTTTCCGACTTGCTGATGATCTTGGGACATCAATG GTTGAACTTAAAAGAGGTGATGTCCCCAAATCTATCCAATGTTACATGCATGAAACTGGTTGTTCTGAAGTGGAAGCTCATGAGCATGTAAAGAAGTTAATTGATGCAACATGGAAAAGGATGAATGGAGAATATCTAATGTCTCAATCCCCCTTATCTCTTCCGTTTAAACATATTGCATTGAACCTAGTAAGGATTGCTCAATGCATGTACCAATACGGTGACAACCATGGGATTGAAGATCAAAAGACTAATGATCATGTATTATTACTACTCGTTTTATCTATTCCTTAG